The following proteins are encoded in a genomic region of Alistipes shahii WAL 8301:
- a CDS encoding DUF4855 domain-containing protein — translation MTTTRFITMLLCCVSFICCSNGKSGEDEGLQPAMSMKILTSSASSVTLRVESVNASHYRILCAATNDESSRTARQVFDEGKTYTGNRIVIDGLSKLTTYTVFAVACNDKGDFGTLQSVKFTTEATDPTMYAWEQSRGGILSFSDLVLCYGGSSHRTPYRWDKQRFAPFVTYTDKQGKEHWLFDSFLAIEFQVTSSIDSKPYSYMVGLKLTSAAKPQWQELIDYWFDKDNGINALEEAVKEAAQRMGTPPSKRKVVMIMPDPIIYREYADESASTVYWGELNGRTMNFANAQDRTAVYKWYIDQVRKKFNETNYQYVELAGFYIISEDLTTPSYGWNNELKRSDEIIPPIAEYLNSLNECLCWIPYNRASGYNKWTDFGINYAYMQPNHFWDDKNEHPLPRFFSDIKANNLAMEFEFDEALLEGKPNCDVYKKRFREYISNAKSEGIYGKQPLSYYHGTNGFYDLWASPAEKDKELYHEFCQFVTGNPLRK, via the coding sequence ATGACAACCACAAGATTCATAACAATGCTCCTGTGCTGCGTCTCATTCATCTGTTGCAGCAACGGCAAAAGCGGCGAGGACGAGGGTTTGCAGCCCGCGATGAGCATGAAGATACTGACCTCATCGGCCTCATCGGTGACTCTGCGCGTAGAGAGTGTGAACGCCTCGCACTACCGCATCCTGTGCGCGGCGACCAACGACGAATCCTCACGGACGGCCCGGCAGGTCTTCGACGAGGGTAAAACCTACACCGGCAACAGGATCGTAATCGACGGGCTGTCGAAACTCACGACCTACACGGTCTTCGCCGTAGCCTGCAACGACAAAGGCGACTTCGGAACCCTGCAATCCGTTAAATTCACCACCGAAGCGACAGACCCCACGATGTACGCCTGGGAACAGAGCCGCGGCGGAATCCTCTCCTTTTCGGACCTGGTGCTATGCTACGGAGGCAGTTCGCACCGAACGCCTTACCGGTGGGATAAGCAGCGGTTCGCACCGTTCGTCACCTATACCGACAAGCAGGGAAAGGAGCACTGGCTGTTCGACAGTTTCCTGGCCATCGAGTTCCAGGTAACCAGCAGCATCGACAGCAAGCCCTACTCCTATATGGTGGGATTGAAACTCACTTCGGCGGCAAAGCCCCAATGGCAGGAGCTGATCGACTACTGGTTCGACAAGGACAACGGTATAAATGCACTCGAAGAGGCCGTGAAAGAGGCCGCACAACGCATGGGAACGCCGCCGTCCAAACGCAAAGTCGTCATGATCATGCCCGATCCGATCATTTACAGGGAGTACGCCGACGAATCCGCATCGACGGTCTACTGGGGCGAACTGAACGGCCGCACAATGAATTTTGCAAATGCCCAAGACCGCACAGCGGTTTACAAGTGGTATATCGACCAGGTGCGCAAGAAATTCAATGAAACAAATTACCAGTATGTCGAACTGGCCGGGTTCTACATTATTTCGGAGGATCTCACCACGCCGAGCTACGGCTGGAACAATGAACTGAAGCGGTCGGACGAGATTATTCCGCCTATTGCCGAATACCTCAACTCGCTCAACGAATGTCTCTGCTGGATTCCCTACAACCGGGCTTCAGGATATAACAAGTGGACCGATTTCGGTATCAACTACGCCTACATGCAGCCCAACCATTTCTGGGACGATAAAAACGAGCACCCTCTTCCCCGCTTCTTTTCCGATATCAAAGCCAATAATCTGGCGATGGAATTCGAATTCGACGAAGCGCTGCTGGAAGGAAAACCCAACTGCGACGTGTACAAAAAACGCTTCCGGGAATATATATCCAACGCCAAATCGGAGGGAATCTACGGCAAACAGCCGCTGAGTTACTACCACGGAACCAACGGGTTCTACGACCTGTGGGCGTCTCCGGCAGAGAAGGACAAGGAACTCTACCACGAATTCTGTCAGTTCGTGACCGGGAATCCGCTGCGGAAATAA